A region from the Altererythrobacter sp. H2 genome encodes:
- a CDS encoding isopropylmalate isomerase gives MTKKITGKAAMGAAAVGSAAIAAALLYASRRRDKKNTPTQPGPIPSGEPPETD, from the coding sequence ATGACCAAGAAAATCACCGGAAAGGCCGCCATGGGTGCGGCTGCCGTCGGCTCCGCCGCTATCGCTGCTGCGCTGCTCTACGCCTCGCGCCGCAGGGACAAGAAGAACACGCCGACCCAGCCCGGCCCGATCCCCTCGGGCGAGCCGCCGGAGACCGATTGA